A window of Paenibacillus polygoni contains these coding sequences:
- a CDS encoding glycine betaine ABC transporter substrate-binding protein, with protein MRITKQKSWKVTRTLVLFMLILSIFSVSLPSKAEAADRVRIGTQTFTETKVLAEIYKALIEDRTDLSVDVTTDLASSSLLLRSLSKGEMDMGSLYSGEIFNGYFEVEDTRDRDEVLRQAQEGFDKLWNLKWYDSLGFENTYTLAVKQEVADKYGLSKMSDLKEHAGDMRIGVDTTWLERPTDGYPAFTKEYGFTFAQTSPMEISLVYSAVADNIVDVVLAYTTDPGLKEFNLVTLEDDKQFFPPFDASTVVRKELIEEHPELDEVLSSLVGTIDADTMTELSYQVDVEKMEPRTVAMKYLVDLGLLDESKLPASAMHPDANSFMKFYYYVTENASYLLHLTWVHILMVLCGLGLALVIGIPLGILSARYEKTGRVIMFFTNIIQVLPSMALLVLLMVMFGLGFKSVVIGLFLYSLNPVVRNTFVGLKEVSPGLQDAGKGMGMSRFQLLWKVEMPLSIPFLMAGLRVAAVIAIGVAALAPIIGGDGLGREIYAGLNQRHNIKILAGAIPAALLAILADIFLGRLAERFKIAKR; from the coding sequence ATGAGAATTACAAAACAAAAATCGTGGAAAGTCACGCGCACATTGGTTCTATTTATGCTCATTCTGTCTATTTTTTCAGTAAGCTTGCCTAGTAAGGCAGAAGCTGCTGACCGGGTGAGAATAGGTACACAAACCTTTACAGAGACCAAAGTGCTTGCTGAGATATATAAGGCATTAATTGAAGATCGTACAGATTTAAGTGTTGATGTAACGACAGATCTAGCTTCTTCCAGTCTGCTGCTAAGGTCACTTAGCAAAGGCGAAATGGATATGGGAAGTTTATATTCGGGAGAAATTTTTAACGGTTATTTTGAAGTTGAGGATACAAGGGATCGAGATGAAGTACTCCGTCAGGCTCAGGAAGGTTTTGATAAGCTATGGAATCTGAAATGGTATGATTCGCTTGGCTTCGAGAATACGTATACATTGGCGGTAAAACAAGAAGTTGCAGATAAGTACGGTCTTAGCAAAATGTCTGATTTAAAAGAACATGCAGGAGATATGAGAATTGGAGTGGATACGACTTGGCTTGAACGTCCGACGGATGGATATCCGGCATTCACAAAAGAGTACGGGTTTACTTTTGCTCAGACTTCTCCTATGGAAATTTCACTCGTATACTCCGCAGTTGCTGATAACATTGTAGATGTTGTTCTAGCATATACGACAGATCCAGGACTTAAAGAATTTAACCTTGTGACCCTTGAGGATGATAAACAATTCTTCCCTCCATTTGATGCTTCAACGGTTGTTCGTAAAGAGCTGATTGAAGAGCATCCTGAACTGGATGAAGTGCTTTCTTCACTTGTGGGAACGATTGATGCAGATACGATGACAGAGCTTAGTTATCAAGTAGATGTAGAAAAAATGGAACCGCGGACCGTCGCGATGAAGTATTTGGTCGATCTTGGATTACTTGACGAATCAAAGCTTCCTGCATCAGCGATGCATCCAGATGCGAATTCATTCATGAAATTTTATTATTACGTTACGGAAAATGCATCTTACTTATTACATTTAACATGGGTACATATTTTAATGGTGCTTTGCGGGTTGGGACTTGCTTTAGTTATAGGGATTCCGCTTGGTATTCTTAGTGCTCGTTATGAAAAAACAGGCAGAGTCATCATGTTCTTTACGAACATTATTCAAGTACTTCCAAGTATGGCTCTGCTCGTTCTACTCATGGTTATGTTCGGTCTCGGATTCAAAAGTGTCGTTATTGGGTTATTCCTTTACTCTTTAAATCCCGTCGTGCGTAATACGTTTGTAGGCTTGAAGGAAGTTAGTCCTGGACTTCAGGATGCAGGAAAAGGGATGGGCATGAGCCGGTTCCAACTGCTGTGGAAAGTGGAAATGCCTTTATCCATTCCATTCCTTATGGCAGGTTTACGTGTAGCTGCGGTCATTGCAATTGGTGTAGCTGCACTCGCACCGATTATCGGGGGCGATGGACTTGGCCGTGAAATCTATGCAGGTCTTAATCAGCGGCATAATATTAAAATACTAGCAGGTGCCATCCCTGCTGCTTTACTTGCCATTCTGGCTGATATCTTCCTTGGAAGACTGGCAGAACGATTTAAAATAGCAAAACGGTAA
- the polA gene encoding DNA polymerase I has product MEKFILIDGNSIIYRAFFAMPPLTNSSGLHTNAVYGFTTMLLRLLEEHKPTHMMVAFDAGKVTFRHEGYEEYKGGRQKTPPELSEQFPVLKELLTAFGIAQFELSGYEADDIIGTLTKRADEAGREVLVVTGDKDMLQLASENVNIALTRKGVSEIENYGPKEIEERYGLSPLQIIDLKGLMGDPSDNIPGVPGVGEKTALKLLHQFGSVEEVLSNTSELKGKMKEKIETHAEDARLSKRLATIYREVPLEKTWDDMVFGGIQEESAAPALAKLEFKSLLDRLAFTVKQADANENTPEEEEIETVIVTEENIAELLPLLPGMKIVHVESRGDNPHHAALIGIVLTDREKYYFITPEMLSTEACAGVREWLGDAEYPKQGYDLHRVDLVLHANGLPFAGADFDVHLAGYLLDPTDSNQTLWGVASKYGLARLQSDDEVFGKGAKYKLPEEKVVCEYLCRKAETISRLIPLQQKDLEETGMHELFYDLEMPLSRILADMEKQGIKANVDELKALGSEFEQTIASLVAKIYEIAGTEFNLNSPKQLGEILFDKLGLPVIKKTKTGYSTDAEVLEKLAPYHEIVQHILEYRSIAKLQSTYVEGLLKEISDKTGKVHTYYRQTIAATGRLSSQFPNLQNIPIRLEEGRKIRKVFVPSEENWYILAADYSQIELRVLAHISDDDNLKEAFVHDMDIHTKTAMDVFGVEESAVDSNMRRSAKAVNFGIVYGISDYGLSQNLNITRKEASQFIEQYFDVFKGVRKFMDDIVKQAKQDGYVTTLLGRRRYLPEINASNFNLRSFAERTAMNTPIQGTAADIIKLAMVHMDAALTEKNLKSRMLLQVHDELVFEVPEEELEIMKELVPEVMGKALELAVPLKAEVSFGRNWYEAK; this is encoded by the coding sequence ATGGAAAAGTTTATTTTGATTGATGGAAATAGTATTATTTATCGAGCCTTTTTTGCCATGCCCCCGCTGACGAATTCGAGCGGATTACATACAAACGCGGTGTACGGATTTACGACCATGCTTCTTCGGTTGCTGGAAGAACACAAGCCGACACATATGATGGTGGCTTTTGATGCAGGGAAAGTAACGTTCCGCCATGAAGGTTATGAAGAATATAAGGGTGGACGCCAAAAAACTCCGCCTGAATTATCGGAACAATTCCCTGTACTGAAAGAACTGCTTACCGCATTCGGTATTGCTCAGTTTGAACTATCTGGATATGAAGCAGACGATATCATTGGAACGCTCACCAAACGTGCCGATGAAGCGGGCCGCGAAGTTCTTGTGGTTACGGGTGACAAAGATATGTTACAGCTGGCATCGGAGAACGTAAATATTGCACTTACTCGGAAAGGCGTATCTGAAATTGAAAATTACGGTCCAAAAGAGATTGAAGAACGCTACGGTCTTTCTCCGCTGCAAATAATTGATCTTAAAGGATTGATGGGTGATCCTTCTGATAATATCCCTGGTGTTCCTGGAGTGGGAGAGAAAACAGCACTGAAGTTGCTTCATCAGTTTGGATCAGTTGAAGAGGTGCTGAGCAATACTTCGGAACTCAAAGGGAAAATGAAAGAAAAAATAGAAACGCATGCAGAAGATGCACGGCTCAGTAAACGGCTGGCTACTATTTACCGCGAAGTACCGCTGGAGAAAACTTGGGATGACATGGTATTCGGAGGTATTCAGGAAGAGTCTGCTGCTCCGGCACTTGCGAAGCTGGAATTCAAATCATTGTTAGATCGACTTGCCTTTACTGTTAAACAGGCAGATGCGAATGAGAATACACCGGAAGAAGAAGAGATTGAGACTGTTATTGTAACGGAAGAAAACATAGCAGAATTACTCCCATTACTTCCAGGTATGAAGATTGTCCATGTCGAATCTCGAGGGGACAACCCGCATCACGCGGCTTTAATTGGGATTGTGCTGACAGATCGTGAAAAATATTATTTTATTACCCCAGAGATGCTTTCTACGGAAGCATGTGCAGGGGTAAGAGAGTGGCTTGGGGATGCGGAGTACCCGAAACAAGGATATGATCTGCATAGAGTAGACCTTGTACTGCATGCAAATGGGTTGCCATTTGCAGGGGCTGATTTTGATGTGCATCTTGCAGGTTATCTGCTTGATCCTACAGATTCAAACCAGACGCTATGGGGAGTCGCATCGAAATATGGTCTGGCTCGCCTGCAGTCAGATGACGAAGTGTTCGGTAAAGGGGCTAAATATAAACTTCCCGAAGAGAAAGTGGTATGCGAATATTTATGCCGCAAAGCAGAAACGATCTCCCGTCTGATTCCGCTGCAGCAGAAGGACTTGGAAGAGACAGGAATGCATGAACTTTTCTATGATCTAGAGATGCCTTTGTCACGCATCCTTGCTGACATGGAGAAGCAGGGAATCAAAGCCAATGTAGATGAGCTTAAAGCGCTTGGATCTGAATTTGAACAGACCATAGCTTCTTTAGTTGCGAAAATTTATGAGATTGCGGGAACTGAATTTAATCTGAACTCGCCAAAACAACTAGGCGAAATTCTTTTTGATAAATTGGGATTACCGGTTATTAAAAAAACAAAGACAGGTTACTCAACCGATGCAGAAGTACTAGAGAAACTTGCTCCGTATCATGAAATTGTTCAGCACATTTTAGAGTACCGCTCAATTGCGAAACTGCAATCGACGTATGTAGAAGGATTACTGAAAGAAATTTCGGATAAAACAGGAAAAGTGCATACGTACTATCGACAAACGATTGCTGCCACCGGCAGACTCAGCAGTCAGTTTCCAAACCTGCAGAACATTCCGATTCGTCTCGAAGAAGGACGTAAAATCCGCAAAGTGTTTGTTCCTTCTGAAGAGAATTGGTACATTCTCGCTGCCGATTATTCTCAGATCGAACTTCGTGTGCTTGCTCACATCTCGGATGACGATAATCTAAAAGAAGCTTTTGTACATGATATGGATATTCATACCAAAACAGCAATGGATGTATTTGGAGTGGAGGAATCAGCGGTAGACAGCAATATGCGGAGATCCGCAAAAGCTGTTAACTTCGGAATCGTATATGGAATTAGCGATTACGGTCTGTCTCAGAACTTGAACATTACAAGAAAAGAAGCATCGCAGTTTATTGAGCAGTATTTTGATGTGTTCAAAGGTGTTCGTAAATTTATGGACGATATCGTGAAACAGGCTAAACAAGACGGGTATGTAACGACACTTCTTGGTCGCCGCCGTTATTTACCAGAAATTAATGCAAGCAACTTTAATCTTCGTTCTTTTGCAGAACGTACAGCGATGAATACGCCGATTCAAGGAACTGCTGCTGATATTATCAAGCTGGCTATGGTGCACATGGATGCAGCACTTACGGAGAAAAATCTGAAAAGCCGGATGCTGTTGCAGGTACACGATGAATTGGTATTTGAAGTGCCGGAAGAGGAATTAGAAATAATGAAGGAATTAGTACCTGAAGTGATGGGTAAAGCCTTGGAATTAGCCGTTCCACTGAAAGCAGAAGTCAGCTTCGGAAGAAACTGGTATGAGGCGAAGTAA
- the mutM gene encoding DNA-formamidopyrimidine glycosylase, with product MPELPEVETVKKTLNSLIVGKYIDRVTVHLPRIIQRPDDIDAFAMELVGHTIQGVERRGKFLRIILDGLVLVSHLRMEGRYGLYSEDEPLEKHTHVVFHFSDGTELRYKDVRQFGTMHLFPTGEDLTNKPLMKLGLEPLDESFTLDAFRKAIGKRSTKIKTALLNQEYVVGIGNIYVDESLFRAGIHPEQPANTLTDEQFELLHQSIIDTLLEAVQAGGSTIKSYVNGQGEMGMFQHQFKIYGRQNQPCEQCGTMIVKTVVGGRGTHTCPRCQVLA from the coding sequence ATGCCGGAACTTCCGGAAGTAGAAACAGTCAAAAAAACATTAAATTCGTTAATCGTAGGAAAATATATAGATCGTGTTACCGTTCATTTACCGCGAATCATTCAGCGGCCAGATGATATTGATGCATTTGCTATGGAGCTTGTCGGACATACCATTCAAGGTGTGGAACGCAGAGGTAAATTTTTGAGAATCATCCTGGATGGACTTGTACTTGTCTCTCATCTCCGTATGGAGGGACGTTATGGTTTATATTCGGAAGATGAGCCACTAGAGAAACATACGCATGTTGTATTTCATTTCTCTGATGGAACAGAGCTTCGTTACAAGGATGTAAGACAGTTTGGCACCATGCATCTATTTCCCACGGGGGAAGATCTTACGAACAAACCGCTGATGAAGCTAGGGCTTGAGCCGCTAGACGAATCTTTTACACTAGACGCTTTTCGTAAAGCGATTGGGAAACGATCTACCAAGATCAAGACGGCTCTTCTTAATCAGGAATATGTCGTAGGGATTGGGAATATTTATGTTGATGAGTCGCTATTTAGGGCAGGGATTCATCCAGAACAACCCGCGAATACGCTCACGGACGAGCAGTTTGAACTGCTTCATCAGTCTATCATTGATACACTTCTTGAGGCGGTACAAGCTGGCGGATCTACCATTAAATCTTATGTCAACGGCCAAGGTGAAATGGGCATGTTTCAGCATCAGTTCAAAATATATGGCCGTCAAAATCAGCCTTGTGAACAATGTGGAACAATGATTGTCAAGACTGTGGTAGGTGGACGCGGTACTCATACCTGCCCAAGATGTCAGGTTTTGGCGTAA
- a CDS encoding manganese efflux pump encodes MPHLLTLFLLAFALSLDGFGIGITYGLRKMKIPWLSIAIISICSGLVIGVSMQIGVLLSAFVSPSVASWIGAGILIAMGTWSLIQSFRSKSADSETDPWKEKANLSSDTSLLSQETGKNSMAEAESSESESKTTVFLLEIQKFGLVIQILKKPSAADMDDSGSISGYEAMWLGIALSLDAFGAGLGAALLGLPPLLTSVMIAFFSGLFLVFGLKAGFRFANSSFVQSLTALPAIMLIIMGILKLI; translated from the coding sequence GTGCCTCATTTATTGACGTTATTTTTGCTTGCTTTTGCGCTTAGTCTGGATGGCTTTGGTATAGGCATTACATACGGACTTCGCAAAATGAAAATTCCTTGGCTATCGATCGCAATTATCTCCATCTGCTCTGGTCTTGTGATTGGAGTTTCGATGCAAATTGGAGTTTTATTATCCGCTTTCGTATCTCCGAGTGTAGCATCATGGATTGGAGCAGGGATTCTCATTGCTATGGGAACCTGGTCACTCATTCAGTCATTTAGGTCCAAATCTGCAGATTCGGAGACGGATCCATGGAAAGAAAAAGCGAACTTATCTTCAGATACTTCGCTTTTATCTCAGGAAACGGGAAAGAATAGTATGGCTGAGGCGGAATCGTCTGAATCGGAATCAAAAACTACCGTTTTTTTATTGGAGATTCAAAAGTTTGGTCTTGTAATTCAAATACTAAAGAAACCTTCTGCTGCAGATATGGACGATTCAGGAAGTATTTCGGGTTATGAAGCGATGTGGCTTGGGATTGCATTATCTTTAGATGCCTTTGGCGCTGGGCTGGGGGCTGCACTGCTTGGTTTACCACCTTTATTAACCTCAGTAATGATCGCTTTTTTCAGCGGTTTGTTTCTCGTCTTTGGTTTAAAGGCAGGTTTTCGTTTTGCAAACTCAAGTTTTGTACAGTCTTTGACAGCCTTGCCTGCCATTATGTTAATTATTATGGGAATATTGAAGCTGATTTAA
- the coaE gene encoding dephospho-CoA kinase (Dephospho-CoA kinase (CoaE) performs the final step in coenzyme A biosynthesis.) yields the protein MNIGLTGGIASGKSSVSKLLVSLGAILIDADQIAREVMLPGHPVLAAVTKHFGQVVLLEDGSLNRKKLGELVFNHPDQLQALNQITHPAIRQEMRDRKHKFEEQFPDRLIVADIPLLYESGLEDGYDQIMLVYVPREVQLERLMKRDGLNKDQAILRLKAQMDIEEKKQKADIIIDNSGDFEETKKQILAFWRDTGLS from the coding sequence ATGAATATTGGATTAACAGGCGGAATTGCGTCAGGTAAAAGCAGTGTTTCCAAGCTTCTTGTAAGCCTTGGAGCGATTTTAATTGATGCAGATCAGATCGCTCGGGAAGTCATGCTTCCCGGGCACCCTGTGCTTGCTGCTGTTACAAAACATTTCGGACAAGTTGTTCTGCTAGAAGATGGATCACTGAACCGTAAGAAGCTCGGTGAGCTAGTTTTTAATCATCCAGATCAGCTTCAAGCATTAAATCAAATTACTCATCCTGCCATTCGTCAGGAGATGAGAGACCGTAAGCATAAATTCGAAGAGCAGTTTCCAGACCGTCTTATTGTTGCTGATATTCCTCTTCTCTATGAGTCAGGACTTGAAGATGGGTATGATCAGATCATGCTGGTATATGTACCAAGAGAAGTTCAATTAGAGCGGTTAATGAAGAGAGATGGATTGAACAAGGATCAGGCAATTCTGCGCCTAAAAGCACAGATGGATATAGAAGAGAAGAAACAAAAGGCAGATATCATTATAGATAACAGCGGAGATTTTGAAGAAACGAAGAAGCAAATTTTGGCCTTCTGGCGTGACACGGGTCTATCATGA
- a CDS encoding lytic transglycosylase domain-containing protein — MRWLRKKRVLLVILVSFLFLLFFNTNWMSWFYPIHYKDEIRTQAKAYDVDPFLVASIIRVESNYKLSRESKKGAIGLMQLMPDTANWVLEKKQKKNVTLDELKHEPEANIEIGTWYLDYLSDHFDGNPIAAIAAYNAGQGNVGSWIKKGLWDGKLDTINEIPVGETRHYVQRVIYYYNQYKDIYKEF; from the coding sequence ATGAGATGGCTTCGTAAAAAAAGAGTACTGCTTGTTATACTTGTTTCCTTTTTATTTCTTCTATTTTTTAATACCAATTGGATGTCTTGGTTTTATCCCATTCATTATAAAGATGAGATTCGGACACAAGCAAAAGCTTATGATGTGGACCCATTTCTCGTAGCCTCCATTATTCGAGTGGAGTCCAATTATAAACTGAGCCGTGAATCGAAAAAGGGAGCCATTGGTTTAATGCAGCTTATGCCGGACACAGCGAACTGGGTGCTGGAGAAAAAACAGAAAAAGAACGTTACGTTGGATGAACTGAAGCATGAACCTGAGGCAAATATAGAAATAGGTACTTGGTATCTTGATTATTTATCCGATCATTTTGATGGTAATCCGATCGCAGCGATCGCAGCTTATAACGCAGGACAAGGGAATGTAGGCAGTTGGATTAAGAAGGGTTTATGGGATGGAAAACTCGATACGATTAATGAGATCCCGGTAGGAGAAACCCGGCATTATGTTCAGCGGGTTATTTATTATTATAATCAGTATAAAGACATTTATAAGGAATTCTGA
- a CDS encoding alpha/beta-type small acid-soluble spore protein, translated as MAQGNNGNSNQLVVSSASGALEQMKYEIAQELGISIPQDGYQGNMTSYENGSIGGYITKRLVTIGEQQLAGQFQ; from the coding sequence ATGGCACAAGGTAACAACGGAAACTCAAACCAACTAGTTGTATCTAGCGCTTCTGGTGCTCTTGAGCAAATGAAGTATGAGATCGCTCAAGAACTAGGTATCAGTATCCCACAAGATGGATACCAAGGTAACATGACTTCCTACGAGAACGGTTCAATCGGGGGTTACATCACGAAACGTCTTGTAACAATCGGTGAACAACAACTCGCTGGTCAATTTCAATAA